TGCGCCGAAGCGCTCGTGGGCCTCGCCTCGCCCTCCGGGGCCCTCCCCGAGTGGCCGAAGCCCTAGTCAGTAATCCTCTGCGCCGGAGAGACGCTGGCGCAGATCCTCGAGCTGACGCTCGGCCTCGTAGGCGTCCTCGAACCGGGACATGTCCCGCAGCGCCTCCACCCGGCCCTCCAGCGCCGTCTCCATCAGCTCGTCGCTGATGGAGCGCTCTGTCATCGTCATCCTGAAGATCGTCTCAGCCTCAGCCGACTGGCCGACCTGCCGCAGCACCGCGGCGGCGAAGAGCTCAGCGTCGGCCCCCGCCTCCTCGTCCCCGGCCTCGGTGAAGAGGTCCGCGGCCTCCAGCGCGGCCGCCACCGCCTCCGTGCCACGCCCCAGGGCGGTGAGGCCGCGGGCGCGGGTGTCGATGATGTCGGCCTGCTGCCAATCAGTGCCGTGCTCCTCCGCGATGCGCAGCGCCCGATCCAGGTGGGCCAGTCCGGCATCGTCCTCGTGCCGGCACAGCAGGTGCCCCAGGGAGTGCAGTGCCTGCAGCAGCATCATCGGGTCAGTCTCGGTGCCCTGATCGGCCAGGCGCAGCCCCCGCTCATAGTGCTCCCGGGCTGCGTCGACCCGCTCCAGGGAGGCGGCCAGGGCCCCGGCGGCCAGATGGGCCCGGGCGGCCTCGTCGGTCTCGTCGGCGGCGATGAACTGTCCCGCGGCCTCCGCCCAGTGGCTCATAGCCTCCAGGGGGCGCTTCTGCTGGGTCACCGCGTGGCCCAGGCCCATGAGTGCCCGACCACGGGTGGAGTGGTCTTCCCCGCCGGAGGCCAGCCGGAGGCTCAGCGAGTCGAGGATCAGCTCCGCCTCCTCGTGCTCGTTCATCTCCAGCAGCTGCTGGCCCAGTGCCAGGGACAGCATCCGGGACTCGTCGAACTCGCCCAGCTCTGCCTGCTGCACTGCCGCCCGCCAGGCCAGCACGGCCAGCTGGGGGCGGCCGATCTCGGAGGTGATCCCGGCCAGCAGGGCCGCCGCGGAGGCGGCGCCGCGGCGCACCCCGCAGGCGGCGTAGAGCTCAGCGGACTGCACGGCGCGCTCGACCGCCTCCTGAACCTCTTCGGCCTGATGGTGGATGGTGGCCCGAAGCATCGCCATCGCCCCGCGCACTGCCCGGTTGGCAGGGGAGGAGAGCACCTTCGACGCCGTCTCAGCGGCAGCCTCAGAGTCGTCACAGAGCAGCTGGGCGTGGGCGAGGAACATCCGTGCGCCCGCCAGTGCCTGCGGCCGATGAGCTCCCGCACCCTCGTCGGGGAGGGACTCGAGGATCGCGGTGACCTCCTCCACCAGAGGCAGCGCGGCCTGCGGCCCCTCGTCCTGCATCCGACGCACCGCCAAGGAGGACAGGACATCGGCCCGCACAGTCTTCACGCCTCCGGACTGCTCCTGGGGCCCGGCGTCAGCCTCCTCGGCCAGCTCCTCGGCCACCCGGGCCAGGATGTCGCCCTCCACCCGGTCCGGCTCACGCAGCAGCATCCCGCCCAGCTCGGACTCCACCTGGGCCTGCCGGGTCCGCCCCAGCTCGTGCATCAGACGGATGCGCTTCTGCTGGTACGGGCGCGCAGACTCGGGATCCCCGCGCATCTCATAGACCCCGGTCAGCAGCCGCAGCAGCAGGAGCCGGTTCTCCGGATCCTCGCCTCCGGGGGCCTCCAGGCCGCGCAGGCCCGCCTCAACGGCGGCGGCATGGCGCTCGCCGTAGGCAGCCTCATAGGCAAGGTCGAGCCACCCGCGGGCGGTCTCCGCCTCCGGCATCTCGGAGCCGGGGGCGAGCAGCAGCGCCTGCAGGCGAGTCTCCAGCCGGGCAGCCCCGGGAATCTCAGGCGTCAGGTCATCCTCGCTGCTCATTCTCCCCAGGGTAGCGCGGTCAGCTGAGGCGCTTCAGTACACTGGTCGCCATGCATTGTTCGGCACGGGCGGGCTCACAGCTGTGCGCCCTCGCAGCGGGGGCCGCGCTGCTGCTCAGCGCCTGCTCGGAGCCCCCGGCCGCGGAGGAGCCCACCGGCGATGAGCTGGACCGCGCCTGGCGGATCGCCGTCGGGGAGGACCCGCTGGACCGCACCGTGGCGCACATCTATTCGCTGGCGCTGAACTCCCGCGATCAGCCCACTATGGTGGTGGAGGCCGAGCAGCCCACCCACGAGGCTGCCGCCCGGCTCGCCTCGTCCCCCGCGGAGGACGAGGAGGGCACCGATGGGCCCCCCGAGGATCCGCAGGAGGAGCATGGAGGCTCCGATGCGGGCGAGTATGAGATCGTGCTGGCTCGCACGATGCCGCTGGCGGAGACTCTGGACCCGGAGGGGTACTCAGAGCTGACCACCCCTGAGGAAGGTTCAGGTGCCGCGCCGGCAGCTGCGGCCGAGGGCCTCACCGATCTGATCGCCGAGGCCCTGGAGGGCGACGGCGACCCTCAGGCGCACATGCTCACCCCCGGGGCCGCCGTGCTGTCCACTTCTGCGATGACCACCACGGCCTCGGCCGCCGCCCTCGAGCTGGACGAGGAGGAGCCCGAAGGGATGGCGGGCCTCGAGGAGCACTGTCAGGACCTTGTCTTTGCCCACAGGGAGGGTCTCCCGCAGCTCCAGGAGGCCCTCGACGAGATCTACGGCTGCGAGCCGGAAGAGATGTCGGAGGCGGAGGAGGACACGCTGATCGAGCAGCTGATCACCGCGCAGGCCGACGTCGTGCTGGTGACCTCGTCCCACCCGGGAGCGCAGGAGAACGCTCTGGTGGAGCTGGAGGACACCGGCCGGGCCTTCCCGCGGGACCAGTATGTCCCGGTGATCACCGCCGGCCTGGCCGAGGATTCCTACGAGGTGGCGGACGAGATCTCGGAGGCCCTCGATGGTGACTCGATCGCCATGCTGCGCCGTCTGCTGCACGGCGAGGACGGGCTCGCCCCGGAGGAGGCCGCACAGTACTGGATGGTCGAGGAGGATTTCATCGCCGAGCCTGACACCTGGGGCTGAGCCCGACCGTCGCTTCCTGGGGCGCCAAGGCCGGCGTCTCCGGAGCCGGGCGAGGGGCGTGCGCGGCGCGTACGCGCCGCCGAGATAAATTTGACGCTATGAGGCAGAATCTGCCTATGGAGGAATTTCAGGACTTCGTGCAGGCGAACAAGCTGCGCAGCGTGCGGTATGACGTGCGTGGCCCGATCGCCGAGGAGGCCGCCCGTCTGGAGCGTGCCGGGCACCGCATCACCAAGCTGAACATCGGCAACCTGGCGCCTTTCGGGTTTCAGGCCCCGGAGTCCATCATGCAGGACATGATCCGGCACCTGCCTGATTCTCAGGGCTACTCGGAGTCTGCTGGAATCTATTCGGCCCGGACCGCCGTCGCCCAGTACTACCAGGACCGGGGCATGAAGAGTGCCGTGCCTGATGACATCTACTTGGGCAATGGTGTGGCGGAGCTGATCACCATCACCCTGCAGGCGCTGATCAACCCCCTGGACGAGATCCTGATCCCGGCCCCTGACTACCCGCTGTGGACGGGGCTGACTGCCCTGTATCAGGGTGTCCCGGTGCATTACATCTGTGATGAGAGCAATCATTGGTGGCCGGACCCTGAGGAGGTCGAGTCGAAGGTGACCGACCGGACCAAGGCCCTGGTGGTCATCAACCCGAACAACCCGACGGGCGCGGTCTACCCCAAGGAGATCCTTGAGGCGCTGGTGGACATCGCCCGCCGCCACAACCTGATCCTGATGGCGGATGAGATCTACGAGAAGATCACATACGACGACGCCGAGACGGTCAATATGTGCACGTTGGCCGACGATGTCTTCACCATCACGTATTCGGGCCTCTCGAAGACGTGGATGGCGGCCGGCTTCCGCTCCGGCTGGTGCTACATCTCTGGGCCGAAGCACCGGGCCCAGAACTATCTTGAGGGCCTGCAGCTGATGTCGAACCTGCGGATGTGCCCGAACGTGCCGGGCCAGCACGCCATCCAGACTGCCTTGGGCGGCTACCAGTCGATCGATGAGCTGACCGTCCCCGGCGGGCGCCTGTACGAGCAGCGGCGCGTGGCGCACGAGAAGCTCAGCCAGATCGAGGGTGTGGAGTTGGAGCAGATGGACGGGGCGATGTACCTGTTCCCGCGCTTGGACCCGGAGATCTACCCGATCGAGTCGGATGAGGCGTTCGTCATCGAGCTGCTGCGGCAGCAGAAGATTCTGGTCTCCCACGGCCGGGCGTTCAACTGGATCGATGATCAGCATTTCCGTCTGGTGACGCTGCCTGCGGTGGACGAGCTGGAGGAGGCAGTGGACGGGATCTCTGACTTCCTGTCCGCATACCGGGACGCCTTCGGCACCGGGGCTGTGCTCTGAGGCAGGATGGTCGGGTGCAGGAATTCCAGGAGTTCACCCAGTCGCCTAAGCTCGCCGAGGTCCGCTACGACGTCCGTGGCCCGATCGCGACGGAGGCGTCACGTCTGGAGCGGGCCGGGCACCGGATCACGCGTCTGAACATCGGCAACCCGGCCCCGTTCGGGTTCGAGGCGCCGGACGCGATCCTGCAGCACATGATCGCCGAGCTTCCCACCGCGCAGGGCTACTCGGACTCCCGGGGAATCTACTCGGCCCGACAGGCGGTCGCCCAGTACTACCAGGCCCGCGGCATCGCCGGGGCCGACCCGGACGACATCTACCTGGGCAACGGTGTCTCCGAGCTGATCACTATGGTGCTGCAGGCCCTCCTTGCCCCTGGTGACGAGGTCCTCATTCCGGCTCCGGACTACCCGCTGTGGACCGGTGCCACGAAGCTCTGCGGCGGCACTCCGGTGCACTACATCTGCAACGAGGACAACTGCTGGTGGCCGGACCCGGAGGAGATCGAGTCCAAGGTCACGCAGAACACGAAGGCCTTGGTCCTGATCAACCCGAACAACCCCACCGGTGCGGTCTACCCTCGCCGCATCCTTGAGCAGATGGTGGACATCGCCCGGCGTCACCATCTGATGCTGCTGGCGGATGAGATCTACGAGAACATCACTTTCGACGACGCGGAGATGGTCAACGCGGCCGCACTGTCCGAGGACGTCGTCACCCTGACTTTCTCCGGGCTGTCGAAGACCTGGCGGGTGGCGGGGTTCCGGTCCGGGTGGATCTACGTGTCCGGGCCCAAGCAGCGGGCCTCCAGCTACCTGGAGGGTCTCGAGCTGCTGATGAACATGCGCATGTGCGCCAATGTCCCGGCTCAGCACGCCCTGCAGGCGGCCCTGGGCGGGTACCAGTCGATCGAGGAGCTCATCGTCCCCGGCGGCAGGCTCTATGAGCAGCGCAGCACCGCCCACCGCCTGCTCAACGAGATCCCTGGGGTGGATGTGCATAGGGCCGACGGCGCCCTTTACCTGTTCCCGCGCCTGGACCCTGAGCTGTACCCCATCGAGAACGACGAGGCGTTCGTCATCGAACTGCTGCGGGCCAAGAAGATCCTGGTCTCCCACGGGCGTGCCTTCAACTGGACGGACTCCCAGCACTTCCGGCTGGTGGCCCTGCCCAGCGTGGAGGACCTCGAGGACGCCATCGCCGGGATCGCCGACTTCCTCAGCGACTACCGCTCAGGCGTCATCCCCCGCGTCTGAGCGATCAGCGATCCTGAGAGTTCTGCGGGGGATGATTCGGGGGCTGGTGGTGTCTCAGCTGCGGCATCCTGTGCTCTTGGGGGTCCAGACCATCGGAGCGAGAGGCTTCGGCCATCGCACCTGTCAGTGGCCGGAACGCCTCTTTGACGCTTCGCCCACGGCGTCGTGCTGAGAGAATCCGCACGATCAGGGCGATGACGACGACCGCTCCGAGCGCGGCAATCACGAAGTTGAACACGTTGGCTTCCATACGTTCTCAGCCCTCCTGCTCGAGCTCCTCGCGGACCTGCTCCAGGCGCTCCTGGGCCCCGGAGAGCCAGCGTTCGCACCGGTCGGCCAGGGCTTCGCCGCGCTGCCAGAGCGCCAACGACTCCTCCAAGGGCGCGCCGCCGGTCTCGAGCTTGGTGACGACGGCGACGAGCTCGTCGCGGGCCTGCTCGTAGGTCATCTGGTCGATGTCGTCAGTTTTGGCGGTGCTGAAGGACTCTTCGGCTGGAACGGCCTCGGGGGTCTCTTTGCTCATGCTGCTTCTCCGCTCTTGTGGGTCTGTATGTTCTTCACTTCTGCCTGGAACTCTCCGGCGGCCACCATGATCTGGACGTCCTGGCCGGAGGAGAGGAGGGCAGCGTCGCGGACGATGCCCTCGGGTGTCTGCACCACCGCGTAGCCGCGGTCCAGGGTGGACTGTGGGGACAGCGCAGTCACCCTGGCGCGGGTGCTCTCCACCCAGTCGCGGGCACGGGTGACTCCGGCCTCCATGGAGAAGAGGCCGCGACGCCGCAGGCCGGTGATCTCGTCCCGGCGCACCTCGATCATGGTCTTCGGCTGGGCCAGAGCCGGCCGAGACCGGACTGCTCGGATCCATTCCATCTCCCGCTGGATCATGCGCTGCACACCGCTGGACATGCGAGCCCGAGCCTGAGCGATGTTCTCGCGCTCCACCTCCTCCTCCGGCACCAGCATTTTGGCGGAGCCGGTGGGAGTGGATGCGCGCACATCCGCGGCCTCGTCGAGCAGAGGGCGGTCGGCCTCGTGCCCGATCGCTGAGACCACCGGGGTGGTGGCCTCAGCCACGGCCCGGACCAGCCGCTCGTCGGAGAACGGAAGGATGACCTCCTCCAGGGAGCCGCCGCCGCGAGCGATCACGATGACGTCCACCTCGGGGTGGGCGTCGAGGTCTCCGAGGGCCGCGGCGACCTCCATGGCGGCCATGGGCCCCTGGGTGGAGACTTCACGGATCTCGAACTGGGCGGCCGCCCACCGGGCATGCACGTTGCGGAGGATGTCCTTCTTCGCGTCCGAGTCCCGCCCCGTGATCACGCCGATCCGGGCCGGAAGCAGGGGCAGCGGCCTCTTCCGGGCCGCGTCGAACAGGCCCTCCGCGGAGAGCGCCTTCCGAAGCTGCTCGATCCGAGTCAGCAGGTCCCCCAGTCCGACCGGCTGCATCCGGTGAGTGACCAGGCTCAGCCGGCCCGACTTCTCATACAGGCTCGGCTTCACCAGTGCGACCACCCGGGACCCGGGCGAGACCACGCCGTCGAGCGTGCCGGCCACGTTCCGCCACGCCACCGCGTTGAAGGAGACCTCCTGCTCCAGATCACGCAGGGTCATCCAGGCAGTTCCGTTGCGCATGTTGAACTCGACCAGCTGGCCCTCCACCCAGGTGGGAGTCACCTTGTCGATATGGGCGCGCAGCTTCCCGGAGAAATGGCTCAGCGGCCAGGGGGTCTCCGCACTCGTGTCAGCGGACTGCGCCGGCAGTGCGGCCAGCGGCGGCTTGCCATGCGGGGAGAGCTTCTCGGAGTAGGACAAAGGACTCTTTTCTGATCAGCGGGTCTTCTCAGACCGGGTTATGCACCAAGTACCCTGTGGGCTGTATTCATTCTGGTTCGGACCAGCGTAGCGGCTGGGTATGACATTGAGGAGAGCATCCCGTGCGCCAGCTTTTCAGCGTCCTGAGCCTGCTGCTGGCAGGCCTGCTGTCCGTGGCGGCGCTCGCCGGCTACCAGGCCGACCAGCTGCTGCGGGAGGAGGAGCCCATCCGGGAGATCGCAGGCGAGCTGCCCGAGCAGCCCGAATTCTCCGACGCGGTGGCCGCCACCATGGTCAGCGAGCTCTCAGAAAGCATCCCTGAGCAGGCCGCCCAGCTGCTCGGCTCCGGAGCGGAGGCGCAGGTGGAGGGGATGGTCTCCGACATCGTCGCCTCCCTGCTGGAGAACGAGCGCACCCGAGAGGCCTGGGATGAGACCCTCCAGACCACCCGGACTGACTGGACAGCCCAGATGGAGCAGCTCTTCGAGGACGGCTCCTCCGGCAGCCCGGATGAGCTGGACGTGGAGCTGGACCTCTCTCCGGTGGCCTCCGCGATGACCGAGCCGCTGCGCGAAGGCCTCGAGGACTACCTGGGCTGGATCCCCGGCTTGGACACTGACAGCTTCGACTTCCTCGCCCCGGAGGTGGTGGTCGACGTCGACGCCGCCGCGGACGAGACCCAGGAGACCGACCCCTACGCGGTGGCCACCGTGGTGGCCGGCAGTGAGCACTGGATGTGGTTCGCCGTCGGCGCGGGGCTGCTGCTGATCCTTGGCGTGGCGCTCGGTCCCGGGAAGTCCCGATGGGTCGCCCTGGCCCTTGGAGCCGGCACCGCCGGAGCGCTGGGCCTGTGGCTGGCGCTCACGGCAGCCTCCCCCAGCTTCGACCGGCCCGCCGACGCTGACCCGGCCATGCTCGCCGTCCTCGAGCACGTGGAGACCAGCTACGCCGAATGGGCCCAGCCGGCCTGGTGGGTCTTCCTGGGCGTGGCCGGCGTGCTGCTCCTCATCGGGGTGCTCGGGGCGATCGTGGCGCCCAGCTACCGCCGGGTTGAAGCTCGCGCGTAGACTGGTGCGCGATGACCATCGCACCCGAAGCGCCCGACCGCCGTCGTCACATCTCCGTCCCGACCCCGCAGGTACCGCGCCAGCGGCGCAGCCCGAAGGAGATCGCCGCCGAGTCCACCTTTGAGGGCGAGCGGCGCATGCTGCTCGCCGCCCCCCGCGGGTACTGCGCCGGTGTGGACCGCGCTGTCGTCGCCGTGGAGAAGGCCCTGGAGCAGCACGGCGCCCCCGTCTACGTGCGCAAGGAGATCGTGCACAACCGCCACGTGGTCGACACCCTCACCGAGAAGGGCGTCATCTTTGTGGAGGAGGCTGACGAGGTCCCCGCCGGCGAGCTGCTCGTCTTCTCCGCCCACGGCGTCTCCCCAGCGGTGAAGCAGATGGCCTCCGACCGCGGCCTCGAGACCATCGACGCCACCTGCCCCCTGGTCACCAAGGTCCACCGTGAGGCCGTGCGCTTCACCACGAAGGATGACTTCCACATCCTGCTCATCGGTCACGACGGGCACGAGGAGGTCGAGGGCACCTTCGGCCACGCCCCTGAGCGCACCACCATCGTCAACGGCCCTGAAGAGGTCGACCAGATCGAGGTCCCCGACCCTGACAAGCTGATCTGGCTCTCCCAGACCACACTGTCCGTGGACGAGGCCATGGAGACCGTCAACAGGCTGCGCGAGCGGTTCCCCAACCTGCAGGACCCGCCCAGCGATGACATCTGCTACGCCACCTCCAACCGGCAGGCCGCCATCAAGAAGGTCGCCCCCGAGTCTGACCTGGTGATCGTGGTCGGCTCCGCGAACTCATCGAACTCGGTGCGGCTGAAGGAAGTCGCTCTCGAGTACGGTGCCGAGCGTGCCGAGCGGGTCGACTTCGCCAACCAGATCGACGAGTCCTGGTTCGCCGACGCCCAGACCGTCGGCGTCACCTCCGGCGCCTCCGTGCCTGAGGTCCTCGTGCAGGAGGTGACCCAGCTGCTCGCAGAGTACGGCTACGGCGAGCCCGAGGAAGTCGTCACCGCTGAGGAGGACATCGTCTTCTCCCTGCCCAAAGAGATCCGCAAGGCACTCGCCGACGCCGGCCACGACGACGTCGGCCGCGGCGGCCGCAAGCGCACCGCCTGCTCTGATTAGCCCCGGCGGCGCGCATCCTCGCGCACGCCTCTCGGCCGGCTGCGGAGGCGCCGGCCTGCATGCCTGAAGCCCGGCAGGCCAGCATAGGATGACCGCATGATGGAAACAGGTGCGGTCGGCATCATCGCCGCTGCGGTGCTGATCGGCA
The sequence above is drawn from the Nesterenkonia populi genome and encodes:
- a CDS encoding pyridoxal phosphate-dependent aminotransferase, coding for MQEFQEFTQSPKLAEVRYDVRGPIATEASRLERAGHRITRLNIGNPAPFGFEAPDAILQHMIAELPTAQGYSDSRGIYSARQAVAQYYQARGIAGADPDDIYLGNGVSELITMVLQALLAPGDEVLIPAPDYPLWTGATKLCGGTPVHYICNEDNCWWPDPEEIESKVTQNTKALVLINPNNPTGAVYPRRILEQMVDIARRHHLMLLADEIYENITFDDAEMVNAAALSEDVVTLTFSGLSKTWRVAGFRSGWIYVSGPKQRASSYLEGLELLMNMRMCANVPAQHALQAALGGYQSIEELIVPGGRLYEQRSTAHRLLNEIPGVDVHRADGALYLFPRLDPELYPIENDEAFVIELLRAKKILVSHGRAFNWTDSQHFRLVALPSVEDLEDAIAGIADFLSDYRSGVIPRV
- a CDS encoding exodeoxyribonuclease VII small subunit, with the protein product MSKETPEAVPAEESFSTAKTDDIDQMTYEQARDELVAVVTKLETGGAPLEESLALWQRGEALADRCERWLSGAQERLEQVREELEQEG
- the xseA gene encoding exodeoxyribonuclease VII large subunit, with protein sequence MSYSEKLSPHGKPPLAALPAQSADTSAETPWPLSHFSGKLRAHIDKVTPTWVEGQLVEFNMRNGTAWMTLRDLEQEVSFNAVAWRNVAGTLDGVVSPGSRVVALVKPSLYEKSGRLSLVTHRMQPVGLGDLLTRIEQLRKALSAEGLFDAARKRPLPLLPARIGVITGRDSDAKKDILRNVHARWAAAQFEIREVSTQGPMAAMEVAAALGDLDAHPEVDVIVIARGGGSLEEVILPFSDERLVRAVAEATTPVVSAIGHEADRPLLDEAADVRASTPTGSAKMLVPEEEVERENIAQARARMSSGVQRMIQREMEWIRAVRSRPALAQPKTMIEVRRDEITGLRRRGLFSMEAGVTRARDWVESTRARVTALSPQSTLDRGYAVVQTPEGIVRDAALLSSGQDVQIMVAAGEFQAEVKNIQTHKSGEAA
- a CDS encoding 4-hydroxy-3-methylbut-2-enyl diphosphate reductase, whose translation is MTIAPEAPDRRRHISVPTPQVPRQRRSPKEIAAESTFEGERRMLLAAPRGYCAGVDRAVVAVEKALEQHGAPVYVRKEIVHNRHVVDTLTEKGVIFVEEADEVPAGELLVFSAHGVSPAVKQMASDRGLETIDATCPLVTKVHREAVRFTTKDDFHILLIGHDGHEEVEGTFGHAPERTTIVNGPEEVDQIEVPDPDKLIWLSQTTLSVDEAMETVNRLRERFPNLQDPPSDDICYATSNRQAAIKKVAPESDLVIVVGSANSSNSVRLKEVALEYGAERAERVDFANQIDESWFADAQTVGVTSGASVPEVLVQEVTQLLAEYGYGEPEEVVTAEEDIVFSLPKEIRKALADAGHDDVGRGGRKRTACSD
- a CDS encoding pyridoxal phosphate-dependent aminotransferase, with product MEEFQDFVQANKLRSVRYDVRGPIAEEAARLERAGHRITKLNIGNLAPFGFQAPESIMQDMIRHLPDSQGYSESAGIYSARTAVAQYYQDRGMKSAVPDDIYLGNGVAELITITLQALINPLDEILIPAPDYPLWTGLTALYQGVPVHYICDESNHWWPDPEEVESKVTDRTKALVVINPNNPTGAVYPKEILEALVDIARRHNLILMADEIYEKITYDDAETVNMCTLADDVFTITYSGLSKTWMAAGFRSGWCYISGPKHRAQNYLEGLQLMSNLRMCPNVPGQHAIQTALGGYQSIDELTVPGGRLYEQRRVAHEKLSQIEGVELEQMDGAMYLFPRLDPEIYPIESDEAFVIELLRQQKILVSHGRAFNWIDDQHFRLVTLPAVDELEEAVDGISDFLSAYRDAFGTGAVL
- a CDS encoding glycine betaine ABC transporter substrate-binding protein translates to MHCSARAGSQLCALAAGAALLLSACSEPPAAEEPTGDELDRAWRIAVGEDPLDRTVAHIYSLALNSRDQPTMVVEAEQPTHEAAARLASSPAEDEEGTDGPPEDPQEEHGGSDAGEYEIVLARTMPLAETLDPEGYSELTTPEEGSGAAPAAAAEGLTDLIAEALEGDGDPQAHMLTPGAAVLSTSAMTTTASAAALELDEEEPEGMAGLEEHCQDLVFAHREGLPQLQEALDEIYGCEPEEMSEAEEDTLIEQLITAQADVVLVTSSHPGAQENALVELEDTGRAFPRDQYVPVITAGLAEDSYEVADEISEALDGDSIAMLRRLLHGEDGLAPEEAAQYWMVEEDFIAEPDTWG